In a genomic window of Equus caballus isolate H_3958 breed thoroughbred chromosome 9, TB-T2T, whole genome shotgun sequence:
- the KCNS2 gene encoding delayed-rectifier potassium channel regulatory subunit KCNS2 — MTGQSLWDLSEANVEDGEIRINVGGFKRRLRSHTLLRFPETRLGRLLLCHSREAILELCDDYDDVQREFYFDRNPELFPYVLHFYHTGKLHVMAELCVFSFSQEIEYWGINEFFIDSCCSYSYHGRKVEPEQEKWDEQSDQESTTSSFDEILAFYNDASKFDGQPLGNFRRQLWLALDNPGYSVLSRVFSVLSILVVLGSIITMCLNSLPDFQIPDSQGNPGEDPRFEIVEHFGIAWFTFELVARFAVAPDFLKFFKNALNLIDLMSIVPFYITLVVNLVVESTPTLANLGRVAQVLRLMRIFRILKLARHSTGLRSLGATLKYSYKEVGLLLLYLSVGISIFSVVAYTIEKEENEGLATIPACWWWATVSMTTVGYGDVVPGTTAGKLTASACILAGILVVVLPITLIFNKFSHFYRRQKQLESAMRSCDFGDGMKEVPSINLRDYYAHKVKSLMASLTNMSRSSPSELSLNDSLH; from the coding sequence ATGACCGGCCAGAGCCTGTGGGACCTGTCGGAGGCCAACGTCGAGGATGGAGAGATCCGCATCAACGTAGGAGGCTTCAAGAGGCGGCTGCGGTCGCATACGCTGCTGCGCTTCCCTGAGACGCGCCTGGGCCGCCTGCTGCTCTGCCACTCGCGTGAGGCCATTCTGGAGCTCTGCGATGACTACGACGACGTCCAGCGTGAGTTCTACTTTGACCGCAACCCCGAACTCTTCCCTTATGTCCTGCATTTCTACCACACCGGCAAACTTCACGTCATGGCCGAGCTGTGCGTCTTCTCCTTCAGCCAAGAGATCGAGTACTGGGGCATCAACGAGTTCTTCATCGACTCCTGTTGCAGCTACAGCTACCATGGCCGCAAAGTGGAGCCCGAGCAGGAGAAGTGGGATGAGCAGAGTGACCAGGAGAGCACCACATCCTCCTTCGATGAGATCCTGGCCTTCTACAACGACGCCTCCAAGTTTGACGGGCAGCCCCTGGGCAACTTCCGCAGGCAGCTGTGGCTGGCGCTGGACAACCCTGGCTACTCAGTTCTGAGCAGGGTCTTCAGCGTCCTATCTATCCTGGTGGTGTTGGGATCCATCATCACCATGTGCCTCAATAGCCTGCCAGACTTCCAAATCCCTGACAGCCAGGGCAACCCTGGCGAGGACCCCAGGTTCGAAATCGTGGAGCACTTTGGCATCGCCTGGTTCACATTTGAGCTGGTGGCCAGGTTTGCTGTGGCCCCTGACTTCCTCAAGTTTTTCAAGAATGCCCTAAACCTTATCGACCTCATGTCCATCGTCCCCTTTTACATCACTCTGGTGGTGAACCTGGTGGTGGAGAGCACACCTACCCTGGCCAACTTGGGCAGGGTGGCCCAGGTCCTGAGGCTGATGCGGATTTTCCGCATTTTAAAGCTGGCTAGGCACTCCACTGGCCTCCGCTCCCTGGGGGCCACCCTGAAATACAGCTACAAAGAAGTAGGGCTGCTTTTGCTCTACCTCTCCGTGGGAATTTCCATCTTCTCGGTAGTGGCTTACACCATCGAAAAGGAGGAGAACGAGGGCCTGGCCACAATCCCTGCCTGCTGGTGGTGGGCTACGGTCAGTATGACCACTGTGGGGTACGGGGATGTGGTCCCAGGGACCACAGCAGGGAAGCTGACTGCCTCTGCCTGCATCCTGGCAGGCATCCTAGTGGTGGTACTGCCCATCACCTTGATCTTCAATAAATTCTCCCACTTTTATCGACGCCAAAAACAACTCGAGAGTGCCATGCGCAGCTGTGACTTTGGAGATGGAATGAAGGAAGTCCCTTCCATCAATTTAAGGGACTACTATGCCCATAAAGTTAAATCCCTCATGGCAAGCCTGACAAACATGAGCAGGAGCTCACCAAGCGAACTAAGTTTAAATGATTCTCTGCATTAG